A stretch of DNA from Oharaeibacter diazotrophicus:
CCGCGCCCCGCTCCATCCGATCGCACCGACGACCGCGGCGCTGACCAACGCGAGGCCCACGATCACGACTGGAAGGCGCAGCTTGAGAGTTGAGAACATTCTCGATCCCGGATCGGTGAGGAAATTCTTGGTCCCCAGAGGATCGGTCGCGAAAATGACAGCGCCGTTAACGACCTCGGCCGAATGCGGGAAAAACTTCCCGCAAGTCGGTATCGTTGCGGATCCCGCAGCGGGAATCGACGTCCGAATTCCCCGTCCCGCAGGGATCTCGCGCGAGGCTCGGTCGGAAAGATGGCGGGAATCTCGGCGAAGGCGCTAGGATCCGGTCACAGTCGCCGAACGGCGTACGCTCGAAACGAAAAAGGGCTGCGGCACGAAACCGCAGCCCTTTCGCAATTCTACGGGTCCGCCCGGAAATGCGATCAGTCGAGGACGCTGATCTGCACCGCCTCGCGGCCCTTCGGCGTCTCGACGATCTTCATCGACACGCGCTGGCCGTCGGCGAGCGGGCCCATGCCGGCCGCCTGGAGCACGGAGATGTGGACGAACACGTCCTTACCGCCGTCCTCGCCCGCGACGAAGCCGAAGCCCTTGTCCGGGTTGAACCACTTGACGGTGCCGTCGAGCGACGTGGCGCTGGAGAGGTCGACCGTGCGGCGCGGCGGGCGCGGGCCGCGGTCGAAGCCGCCGCCGCCACCGCCGTAGCCGCCGCCGGCACCACCGCCGTAGCCGCCGCCACCGCCGTAACCGCCACCGAAGCCGCCCGGACGCGGGCCGGCCGGACGGGGACGCGCCTGCTGGGGCTGGGCCGTGGTCTCGTCGACCTCGAGCACCTTGACCACCTGCTTGCCCTTGGCGCCCTGGGCGACCTGGACCTTGAGGGTGGCGCCCGGCGGCACGCTGTCACGGCCGACGGCCTGCAACTGGCCGATGTGGAGGAAGGCGTCTCCCGAGCCGTCCGAGAGCGAAGTGAAGCCGAAGCCCTTCTCCGGGTTGAACCAGGAGACGGTGGCTTCCACGGTGGGGCCGGACATCGGGGCACTGTCGAACGGCGACGGGCCGCCGTAGGATCTTGCGGGGCGCTCCGGGCGCGTATCGAACGACGGCATCACGTCGTCATCAAAACCGCCGCGCCGCCGCGACGGGCGGAAATCCTTACCCTTACCCATTCTGTCTTCTCGTCTCCGCCGACTTCAGCTCCCGGACCGCGCTGCGGAGCGCGACACGACCCGGTATTCGTTTGCCAGAGCTTTTCTTCCGCCGATTTCGTATTGTGCAAAGCCCGGCTCGACTGCCGACGCGACGACACATCCGGGGCCCGACCGCATTTCAAGAACCGCTCCTCCGCGAGTCTTATCACAGCTCTCGCGGATCGGGATGCCCGAATTTTGCCACGGGCTGCCCTGGAATCGATTTTTTGTGGGTGTCCGCGCCCGGAATCCCGGGCTCCGGGCGTGTCGCCACGATTTCGCCCCTATCGGCGCGGCCGAAGCGCCTGTCGGTGGCCGCCCGGCGCTTCGGGAAGTTCGGATCCGCCACGCAGGGCGCCCGCGGGCCGGCTCGCGGCGCCCCGGCCGGAGGGCCGGAACGCCGCGGGCGCGACCTCAGACGAAGTCGGCGTTGGAGAACGGCAGGTTGCGCGGATGCCGCCCGGTCGCCTTGAAGACGGCGTTGGCGACCGCCGGGCCGATCGGCGGCACGCCGGGCTCGCCGACGCCGGTGGGCGCCTCCGCCGAGGCGACGATGTGCACCTCGATCGCCGGCATGTCGGACATTCGGATCGGCTCGTAGCCGTCGAAGTTGCCCTGGTCGACCGTCCCGTCGGTCAGCGTGATGCCGTCGCGCAGCACCGCGCCGAGGCCGAAGCCGATGCCGCCCTCCATCTGGGCGCGGATGTTGTCCGGGTTGACCGCGACGCCGCAGTCGACCGCGCACACCACCTTCTCGACCTTCACCGTGGATCCGTCCATGGTCACCTCCGCCACCTCGGCGACGTAGGTGTTGAACGACTTGTGCACGGCGATGCCGCGGTGGCGGCCCTCGGCCGCCGGCGTCGTCCAACCGGCCTTCTCGGCGGCGAGCTTCAGCACGGCGACCTTGCGCGGATCGTCCTGGATCAGCGCGAGGCGGAACTCCAGGGGGTCCTTGCCGGCCGCCGCGGCGAGGGCGTCGACCATGGTCTCCATCACGTAGGCCGTGTGGGTGTTGCCGACCGAGCGCCACCACAGCACCGGCACGCCGACCTTGGGCGAGTGCAACTCCACCTGCATCGCCGGGATGGCGTAGGTGGTGTCCGCGGTGCCCTCGATCGAGGTGGCGTCGACGCCGTCCTTGACGACGTACTGTTCCATCATGGTGCCGGTGAAGATCGACTGGCCGACGATGCGGTGGTGCCAGCCGACGATCTTGCCCGCGGCGTCGACGCCGGCGCGGACGCGGTGGACGTACATCGGACGGTAATAGCCGCCGCGGATGTCGTCCTCGCGGGTCCAGACCACCTTGATCGGGCGCGGCTCGCCGAAGGCCTTGGCGATCAGGGCGGCTTCGGCGACGTAGTGGGCGTCGAGGATGGCGCGCCGGCCGAACGAGCCGCCGGCCCAGAGCGTGACGATCTCGACCTGCTCGGGCTTCAGCCCGAGGATGGCCGCGGCGGTGCCCTGGTCAACCGTCGGCATCTGCGAGCCGGTCCAGAAGGTCGCCTTGTCCTTGTCGACCAGCACCGTGACGTCGAGCGGCTCCATCGGGGCGTGGGCGAGGTAGGGGAAGACGTACTCGGCCTCGACCACCTTCGCGGCGCCCTTCAGCCCGGCCTCGGCGTCACCCGTGCGGGCGACGGCGCCGGGCTGGTCGAGCAGCTTGCGATAGTCGGCCAGGATGGCGTCGGTGCCGCGGGTCTCGGCCTTGGAGAAGTCCCACTCCACCGTGACGAGGTCGCGCGCCTTGATCGCCGGGAAGGTCTTGTCGGCGAAGACGGCGACGCCGAACGGGCCGGACTTGACGTCGACCACACCGCGCACCTTCAGCGCCGCGGCGGCGTCGAAGGACTTGACCGTCGCGCCCCACTTCGGCGCGCGGATCACGGTCACGACCAGCATGCCGTCCATGTGGACGTCCATGCCGTAGGTGTCCGGCGCGCCGTGCGACTTGTTGGGCACGTCGACGCGCGGGAAGCTCTTGCCGATCAGCGTCCACTGCTCCGGCGACTTCAGCTTCGGCTCCGCCGCGGCGGGCAGGGCGGCGGCGGCATCGGCGAAGTCGCCGAACCCGGCGCTGCGGCCGGAGGCGTGGCCGATCCGGCCGGCGGCGACGGTCACCTCGGCGGCCGGGACGCCCCAGGCCTTGGCGGCGGCCTCGACCAGCATCGCCCGGGCGGCGGCGCCGGCCTTGCGGTACTGCTCGAAGGAGTTGTGGATCGAGGTCGAGCCGCCGGTGCCCTGCATGCCGAAGTCGAGGTTGGCGTAGCGCGTGACGTCGGCGGGGGCGAAGGTGGTGCGGATCTGCGCCGGATCGGCGTCGAGCTCCTCGGCGACCAGCGTGGCGAGGCCGGTGGCGATGCCCTGACCCTTGTCGAGGTGCTTGACGACGACGGTCACGGCGCCGTCGGTGCCGATGGTGACGAAGGGGTTGAAGACGCCGTCGCCTGCGGCCGCGGCGGCCGGACCGGCCTTCAGGCCGGGCAGCACGAGGCCGACCGCGAGGCCGGCGCCGGCGCCGCCGATCGCCTTGAGGAAGCCGCGGCGCGACGGGGCGGCGGACGCGAGCGCCCGGGTGGCGCGTTCGAAGACGGGATGGCCGATGGTGTGCAGCATGTCTCAGCCCTCCATCATGTCGGCGGCGCGCGCAACGGCGGCCTTGATGCGCACGTAGGTGGCGCAGCGACAGACGTTGCCGTCCATGGCGGCGACGACGTCCTCCTCGGTGGGCTTCGGGTTCTCCTGCAGGAGCGCGGTCGCGGCCATGATCTGGCCGGACTGGCAGTAGCCGCACTGCGGCACCTGGATTTCCATCCAGGCGGCGCGCACGGCGTCGGCGGCCTTGCCGGAGATGCCTTCGATGGTGGTGACGGCCTTGCCGTCGAGCTCCGAGACCAGGGTCTGGCAGCCGCGCACGGCGACGCCGTCGACGTGGACGGTGCAGGCTCCGCACAGGCCGGCGCCGCAGCCGAACTTGGTGCCGGTCATCTTCAGGTCGTCGCGCAGCACCCACAGGAGCGGGGTGTCGTCGTCGACGTCGACCTCGCGCGGGGTTCCGTTGATGGTGATGGTCCGCATGTGCCGCCTCCGGATCGGGCGGGATCCCCGTCGGATCGCCCGATGGCAAACGAAAGGGCGCCCGCCCGCGACCTCCCCCGGGGTCGAAGACCGGCGCCGTGCACCGGCCGGCGGGGCGCATCTCGCCCGCGGCGTCCGGGTCGTCGGCGCGGGCGATCCCTTGCCGGACGACACGCCATCTGTAACAACCCGCAATCATGAACCGAACCGAAATCCTTTCATGAGAACCATCGACGACGCTCATATCCGCCGCCTCGACATGACGCTGCTGCTGGTGTTCGAGGGCTTGATCCGTCAGGGAAAAATGGGTGCCGTGGGCGCCGAGCTCGGCCTGACGCAGTCGGCCGTCAGCCACGCGGTGGGGCGCCTTCGGGCGATCTTCGACGATCAACTCTTCGTGCGCCGCGGCGCCGGC
This window harbors:
- a CDS encoding (2Fe-2S)-binding protein gives rise to the protein MRTITINGTPREVDVDDDTPLLWVLRDDLKMTGTKFGCGAGLCGACTVHVDGVAVRGCQTLVSELDGKAVTTIEGISGKAADAVRAAWMEIQVPQCGYCQSGQIMAATALLQENPKPTEEDVVAAMDGNVCRCATYVRIKAAVARAADMMEG
- a CDS encoding xanthine dehydrogenase family protein molybdopterin-binding subunit, which produces MLHTIGHPVFERATRALASAAPSRRGFLKAIGGAGAGLAVGLVLPGLKAGPAAAAAGDGVFNPFVTIGTDGAVTVVVKHLDKGQGIATGLATLVAEELDADPAQIRTTFAPADVTRYANLDFGMQGTGGSTSIHNSFEQYRKAGAAARAMLVEAAAKAWGVPAAEVTVAAGRIGHASGRSAGFGDFADAAAALPAAAEPKLKSPEQWTLIGKSFPRVDVPNKSHGAPDTYGMDVHMDGMLVVTVIRAPKWGATVKSFDAAAALKVRGVVDVKSGPFGVAVFADKTFPAIKARDLVTVEWDFSKAETRGTDAILADYRKLLDQPGAVARTGDAEAGLKGAAKVVEAEYVFPYLAHAPMEPLDVTVLVDKDKATFWTGSQMPTVDQGTAAAILGLKPEQVEIVTLWAGGSFGRRAILDAHYVAEAALIAKAFGEPRPIKVVWTREDDIRGGYYRPMYVHRVRAGVDAAGKIVGWHHRIVGQSIFTGTMMEQYVVKDGVDATSIEGTADTTYAIPAMQVELHSPKVGVPVLWWRSVGNTHTAYVMETMVDALAAAAGKDPLEFRLALIQDDPRKVAVLKLAAEKAGWTTPAAEGRHRGIAVHKSFNTYVAEVAEVTMDGSTVKVEKVVCAVDCGVAVNPDNIRAQMEGGIGFGLGAVLRDGITLTDGTVDQGNFDGYEPIRMSDMPAIEVHIVASAEAPTGVGEPGVPPIGPAVANAVFKATGRHPRNLPFSNADFV
- a CDS encoding cold-shock protein, translating into MSGPTVEATVSWFNPEKGFGFTSLSDGSGDAFLHIGQLQAVGRDSVPPGATLKVQVAQGAKGKQVVKVLEVDETTAQPQQARPRPAGPRPGGFGGGYGGGGGYGGGAGGGYGGGGGGFDRGPRPPRRTVDLSSATSLDGTVKWFNPDKGFGFVAGEDGGKDVFVHISVLQAAGMGPLADGQRVSMKIVETPKGREAVQISVLD